From the Musa acuminata AAA Group cultivar baxijiao chromosome BXJ3-7, Cavendish_Baxijiao_AAA, whole genome shotgun sequence genome, one window contains:
- the LOC135643271 gene encoding probable folate-biopterin transporter 7 isoform X3: MCCIVNYYYLFQAILQAISWLAIATLPGTSLSIAMLTLFLLLGNLGASIAEVANDAIVVEAGKQLHSPSQSGQLQSFAWMLASLGGILGNILGGIAIKELSPKTMFLIFVVLLVLQFFMTITVSESSLNLPKKMNHSSRFSSISKQISELHVALCNSEISRLIAWFSTSYAMIPLLNGTMFFYQTQHLNLDSSIIGFSKVFGQVALLVWSVAYNKQFRKFPAKRILWALQVAIALFMVSDVLFVKGIYRDIRIADSMYVVIISGLQESLFQFKILPFSVLMAQICPSGCEGSVMAFSMSAVALATIISGYLGVALAMSVGVSGADFSGFSVGILIQAACTVLPLCWASWIPDGSRPVKKEE; this comes from the exons ATGTGTTGCATTGTCAATTACTATTACTTGTTTCAAG CTATTTTGCAAGCAATCTCATGGCTGGCAATTGCTACATTACCTGGGACATCGCTTTCTATTGCCATGCtcactctctttctcctccttggGAACCTTGGTGCCTCTATAGCAGAGGTTGCCAATGATGCCATTGTTGTGGAGGCTGGGAAGCAATTACATTCTCCATCACAATCAGGCCAACTTCAGTCCTTTGCATGGATGTTGGCTTCTCTTGGGGGCATCCTTGGAAACATCCTTGGTGGCATAGCCATCAAGGAGCTCTCTCCCAAAACTATGTTCCTGATCTTTGTAGTCCTCCTGGTTCTCCAATTCTTCATGACCATCACTGTTTCTGAGAGCTCCCTTAACCTTCCCAAAAAGATGAACCATTCATCAAGATTCTCTAGCATCTCAAAACAGATATCTGAGTTACATGTTGCTCTTTGCAATTCTGAGATCAGCCGTTTGATTGCGTGGTTCTCAACATCTTATGCTATGATTCCACTGCTGAATGGCACCATGTTCTTCTACCAAACCCAGCACCTAAATCTTGACTCTTCAATCATCGGCTTCTCCAAAGTCTTTGGCCAAGTAGCATTACTTGTTTGGAGTGTAGCCTACAACAAGCAGTTCAGGAAGTTTCCTGCAAAAAGAATTTTATGGGCATTGCAGGTTGCAATCGCCCTGTTTATGGTATCTGATGTCTTGTTTGTAAAAGGAATTTACCGAGATATCAGGATTGCGGACTCCATGTACGTGGTAATCATCTCAGGACTGCAAGAATCTCTGTTCCAGTTCAAGATTCTCCCTTTTAGTGTTCTCATGGCACAGATCTGTCCATCTGGGTGTGAGGGGTCAGTCATGGCATTTTCAATGTCAGCGGTGGCACTTGCAACTATTATCAGTGGTTATCTTGGAGTGGCACTTGCCATGTCTGTAGGTGTATCTGGTGCTGACTTCTCGGGGTTTTCAGTAGGCATCTTGATACAGGCAGCTTGCACCGTGCTGCCTCTCTGTTGGGCATCGTGGATCCCAGATGGCAGCAGGCCTGTCAAGAAAGAAGAGTAG
- the LOC135643271 gene encoding probable folate-biopterin transporter 7 isoform X2, with product MPCFFLMYTLNLIYLFFSVLFQISKMCCIVNYYYLFQAILQAISWLAIATLPGTSLSIAMLTLFLLLGNLGASIAEVANDAIVVEAGKQLHSPSQSGQLQSFAWMLASLGGILGNILGGIAIKELSPKTMFLIFVVLLVLQFFMTITVSESSLNLPKKMNHSSRFSSISKQISELHVALCNSEISRLIAWFSTSYAMIPLLNGTMFFYQTQHLNLDSSIIGFSKVFGQVALLVWSVAYNKQFRKFPAKRILWALQVAIALFMVSDVLFVKGIYRDIRIADSMYVVIISGLQESLFQFKILPFSVLMAQICPSGCEGSVMAFSMSAVALATIISGYLGVALAMSVGVSGADFSGFSVGILIQAACTVLPLCWASWIPDGSRPVKKEE from the exons ATGCCATGTTTCTTCCTGATGTATACCttgaatttaatttatttatttttttctgtttTATTCCAGATTTCGAAGATGTGTTGCATTGTCAATTACTATTACTTGTTTCAAG CTATTTTGCAAGCAATCTCATGGCTGGCAATTGCTACATTACCTGGGACATCGCTTTCTATTGCCATGCtcactctctttctcctccttggGAACCTTGGTGCCTCTATAGCAGAGGTTGCCAATGATGCCATTGTTGTGGAGGCTGGGAAGCAATTACATTCTCCATCACAATCAGGCCAACTTCAGTCCTTTGCATGGATGTTGGCTTCTCTTGGGGGCATCCTTGGAAACATCCTTGGTGGCATAGCCATCAAGGAGCTCTCTCCCAAAACTATGTTCCTGATCTTTGTAGTCCTCCTGGTTCTCCAATTCTTCATGACCATCACTGTTTCTGAGAGCTCCCTTAACCTTCCCAAAAAGATGAACCATTCATCAAGATTCTCTAGCATCTCAAAACAGATATCTGAGTTACATGTTGCTCTTTGCAATTCTGAGATCAGCCGTTTGATTGCGTGGTTCTCAACATCTTATGCTATGATTCCACTGCTGAATGGCACCATGTTCTTCTACCAAACCCAGCACCTAAATCTTGACTCTTCAATCATCGGCTTCTCCAAAGTCTTTGGCCAAGTAGCATTACTTGTTTGGAGTGTAGCCTACAACAAGCAGTTCAGGAAGTTTCCTGCAAAAAGAATTTTATGGGCATTGCAGGTTGCAATCGCCCTGTTTATGGTATCTGATGTCTTGTTTGTAAAAGGAATTTACCGAGATATCAGGATTGCGGACTCCATGTACGTGGTAATCATCTCAGGACTGCAAGAATCTCTGTTCCAGTTCAAGATTCTCCCTTTTAGTGTTCTCATGGCACAGATCTGTCCATCTGGGTGTGAGGGGTCAGTCATGGCATTTTCAATGTCAGCGGTGGCACTTGCAACTATTATCAGTGGTTATCTTGGAGTGGCACTTGCCATGTCTGTAGGTGTATCTGGTGCTGACTTCTCGGGGTTTTCAGTAGGCATCTTGATACAGGCAGCTTGCACCGTGCTGCCTCTCTGTTGGGCATCGTGGATCCCAGATGGCAGCAGGCCTGTCAAGAAAGAAGAGTAG